In Mucilaginibacter celer, one DNA window encodes the following:
- a CDS encoding type VI secretion system transmembrane protein TssO yields the protein MLKLSLKERREKFLLFTGMFLVASVILCVAIFYNYNNEGLTSKTEFAKKVTEEEQFEALVTEALPTVDTTYSKIVKFNPNVQAVFLENDIGGSIGAVKSYYNRRPYDERYKCFIQASKLLQALFYDKRELTGNYNDIRNIKGSVDDCHIAQRQLQQNMSMAR from the coding sequence ATGTTAAAACTCAGCTTAAAAGAACGCAGGGAGAAATTCCTCCTGTTTACGGGGATGTTTTTAGTGGCATCGGTAATTTTATGCGTAGCCATATTTTATAACTACAACAATGAAGGCCTCACGTCAAAAACAGAGTTTGCCAAAAAGGTAACCGAAGAAGAGCAGTTTGAAGCCCTGGTTACCGAAGCCTTGCCAACCGTTGATACCACTTATAGCAAAATAGTAAAGTTTAACCCCAACGTACAGGCGGTTTTTTTGGAAAATGACATAGGCGGATCAATAGGCGCGGTTAAATCATACTATAACCGACGGCCTTATGATGAGCGGTATAAGTGTTTTATCCAGGCGTCAAAACTGCTGCAGGCGCTGTTTTATGATAAACGCGAGTTAACCGGCAACTACAATGACATCCGGAACATTAAAGGCTCAGTTGATGATTGCCACATAGCGCAGCGGCAATTGCAGCAAAACATGAGCATGGCCCGGTAA
- a CDS encoding TssN family type VI secretion system protein, translated as MNLKSIFISYLIAPILFFIAALIMSVLNKKNKYLSNRRLIITLLLTAVILGVPGFLGFLGIQFMPWGYLFCQLIYLGLGVFYTWLAGKHHEEQFLHQKWFFLIASLISCLLGMFLFKLAFNWLNDMQYGVWASTSILIFLLPPVFWWGYIAFLSIPLEIYKVWEYPAIPDDISMEHLDFDRLMVLELDLYKNTDDPEPLKVKAKAPPNMNFGQWFQKFIDDYNLKFPKAGVQYKINNKESYKWIFYIKPSFFKNRHFIDPDLNITENRITESVTIFAKRVSEAVSEPTRTGDQAIYL; from the coding sequence ATGAACCTAAAATCTATTTTTATAAGTTATCTGATAGCCCCTATCCTGTTTTTCATTGCCGCCCTTATAATGTCGGTACTGAACAAGAAAAACAAATACCTAAGTAACCGACGCCTCATCATCACTTTACTTTTAACGGCGGTTATTTTGGGCGTACCGGGCTTTTTAGGATTTTTGGGCATACAGTTTATGCCCTGGGGTTACCTGTTTTGCCAGCTTATATATTTAGGGCTCGGTGTGTTTTACACCTGGCTGGCCGGCAAACACCACGAAGAGCAATTTCTTCACCAAAAATGGTTTTTTCTTATCGCATCATTAATATCATGCCTGTTGGGGATGTTCCTGTTTAAACTGGCCTTTAACTGGCTTAACGATATGCAATATGGGGTATGGGCCTCAACCAGCATATTGATATTTTTGTTGCCGCCTGTTTTTTGGTGGGGATATATCGCTTTCCTGAGTATCCCTTTAGAGATTTACAAGGTTTGGGAATACCCGGCCATTCCTGATGATATCAGCATGGAACACCTCGACTTTGACCGTTTGATGGTACTTGAACTCGACCTGTACAAGAACACCGACGATCCTGAGCCGCTTAAGGTAAAAGCAAAAGCGCCGCCAAATATGAATTTTGGTCAGTGGTTTCAAAAATTTATCGACGATTATAACCTGAAATTCCCGAAAGCGGGTGTTCAATATAAAATCAATAATAAGGAGAGTTATAAGTGGATCTTTTATATTAAGCCTTCGTTTTTTAAAAACCGCCATTTTATCGATCCGGATTTGAACATCACCGAAAACAGGATCACCGAATCGGTTACCATATTTGCCAAACGCGTGTCGGAAGCTGTGAGCGAGCCCACACGCACCGGCGACCAGGCCATCTACCTATAA
- a CDS encoding type VI secretion system baseplate subunit TssF — translation MSTLFYNSKEEIRNRMLKNATEFWGVQNVNDVDPLVKLLVEALSTELFNLNNDVKNLEQRILNKISRILASDYLTAPLPAHAILKGKPVEASEMVNIDNHFYFRKELAAETGKTAPEHLDIYFTPVGATNVFNAEIKYSFNGIYLHEHVENGLKSTLLNARPGAFAEPNTLWIGIETAPSLNKFQNAGLYFEWPAYTTDNDFYSLLPVTKFYLDGSQLDIKPGFMYTDEQDNDEKPLFYDQHIINLITRDIKAYYQSRCISLTDERLGNISAFKTNYPAELLPFFDEQNLKALKPCLWLKIAFPAAILPNAIDNLQLHLSCFPVMSRRMHQQKFRIKEVSDIIPVKPGAYDYFLSVHELHDDNGVRYTEIPYSQAGVNYEGSYSIRNGGAERFDSRNARQTIEYLFELLRDEKAAFAAYGSDFLTAALKTLEQDISVIEKKSKTSTDNHELVNYLVLKPASKAAMLYLKFWTTFADNANHIRKGSRLHQAEAVKLKPDTLRLLTTTTGGRNSLGATERIQAYKYGLTTKDRIVTLADLTNFCKYELGPKMKSMRVGKGVNISPNPKEGFIKTTDIYISPAAHGLSAQEWGTLLDLLKSKLENRSVMDVNYRVFTE, via the coding sequence ATGAGCACTTTATTTTATAACTCGAAAGAAGAGATCAGGAACCGCATGCTAAAAAACGCCACCGAATTTTGGGGAGTTCAAAATGTAAACGATGTTGATCCGCTGGTGAAGCTTTTGGTAGAAGCGTTGAGCACCGAGTTGTTTAACCTGAATAACGATGTTAAAAACCTGGAGCAACGTATTCTGAACAAGATTTCGAGGATCCTGGCCTCTGACTATCTAACCGCCCCCCTGCCCGCTCATGCCATTTTGAAAGGCAAACCCGTTGAGGCATCAGAAATGGTGAACATCGATAATCATTTTTATTTCAGAAAAGAATTGGCTGCCGAAACAGGTAAAACAGCGCCCGAACATCTGGATATTTATTTTACCCCCGTAGGCGCAACCAATGTATTTAATGCTGAGATAAAATACAGCTTTAACGGAATTTACCTGCATGAGCATGTTGAAAATGGATTGAAAAGCACTTTACTTAATGCCCGCCCCGGTGCTTTTGCTGAGCCCAATACGCTTTGGATAGGGATAGAAACCGCGCCATCGCTAAATAAATTTCAAAACGCGGGCCTTTATTTTGAATGGCCCGCCTATACCACCGATAACGATTTTTACAGCTTGCTACCGGTAACCAAATTTTACCTTGATGGCTCGCAGCTTGACATAAAGCCGGGGTTTATGTACACTGATGAGCAGGATAACGACGAAAAACCCCTGTTTTATGATCAGCATATCATCAACCTTATTACAAGGGATATCAAAGCTTATTACCAAAGCCGTTGTATTTCGCTAACTGATGAGAGACTTGGCAATATATCGGCCTTCAAAACAAACTACCCTGCCGAATTATTGCCATTTTTTGATGAGCAGAACCTTAAGGCACTGAAGCCTTGCCTATGGCTTAAAATTGCTTTCCCGGCAGCTATTCTTCCTAACGCTATTGATAACCTGCAGCTGCATTTAAGCTGTTTCCCGGTAATGAGCAGGCGGATGCACCAGCAAAAATTCAGGATTAAGGAGGTGAGCGACATTATCCCGGTAAAGCCGGGCGCCTATGATTATTTTTTATCCGTTCATGAACTGCATGATGATAACGGGGTGAGGTATACCGAAATACCCTACAGCCAGGCCGGCGTTAATTACGAGGGCAGCTACTCTATCAGGAACGGCGGAGCTGAGCGGTTTGATTCGCGCAACGCCAGGCAAACCATCGAATATCTTTTTGAATTACTTCGCGATGAAAAAGCGGCCTTCGCGGCTTATGGCAGCGATTTTTTAACCGCTGCCCTGAAAACACTTGAACAGGATATCTCGGTTATCGAAAAAAAATCAAAAACATCAACAGATAACCATGAACTGGTTAACTACCTGGTGTTGAAACCGGCAAGCAAAGCGGCTATGCTGTACCTTAAATTCTGGACAACCTTTGCAGATAATGCTAACCACATCCGTAAAGGCTCGAGGCTGCACCAGGCAGAAGCGGTTAAGCTTAAACCAGATACTTTGAGGCTGCTTACCACCACCACCGGTGGCCGCAACAGCCTTGGTGCTACCGAACGCATCCAGGCCTACAAATACGGCCTCACCACCAAAGACCGCATAGTTACCCTTGCCGATTTAACAAACTTTTGCAAATACGAATTAGGGCCGAAGATGAAGAGTATGCGTGTGGGCAAAGGCGTAAACATTTCACCCAACCCCAAAGAGGGCTTTATTAAAACTACCGATATTTATATCAGTCCGGCCGCTCACGGGCTTTCGGCACAGGAATGGGGCACTTTGCTTGATTTGCTAAAATCGAAACTGGAAAACCGGAGTGTGATGGATGTGAATTACAGGGTGTTTACGGAATAA
- a CDS encoding ATP-dependent Clp protease ATP-binding subunit: MNIVNLSESVKTAVRVAQSLAKEYHHKEFGPAHLLKGLMHQEVGLKNLLQSIGKDTAYIADWAEVRIEDYAAALTVPDEMLGNAQVKQVFVEADNVRIKLGQDLITPVCVLISLIKPNVGFDVNQLKSFPVKERELLDIYLSNEDVNHAVSSPASNENNGDAPKQTTALLKYCVDRTSLAKQGKVDPIIGRERETRMVMEILSRRTKPNVMITGDAGVGKTALVDGFALNIVNGQVPVSLKDVQLFELDLGSLIAGASYKGEIEDRLKNILREIKQFEKAILFIDEIHTLLDNKGPIGGGVGNLLKPELARGEITVIGATTIDEYRKHIEPEQAFSRRFEVLQVIEPDAATAIKMLKKLVPHYEEHHDLKIHDNAAEECVRLAQRYMKDRRLPDSAFDLLDRTMAAIRLMNDTTDSALAELRAELDELIAQPEPAPLSDYKWLYSLYRNKISAVLLGKLEDETQVDTFETADEYIAYFERNLNDLELLAQNKTEVVDKHDIAAIISYKTGIPLGKIQAQEKERLLGMESFLKKRVVGQDQALKAVSDAILESRSGLNKKGQPIGSFFLSGPTGTGKTELAKSIAEFLFNDEKAMIRFDMSEFKEEHSAALLYGAPPGYVGYEEGGLLVNKIRQRPYSVVLFDEIEKAHPSVFDIFLQILDEGHIHDRLGKEGDFSNSLVLFTSNIGSEWVAEQIGKGQIPTSNQLMEVMAGEFRPEFLARLSEIVPFAPIHEENVVRIFDIQLKSLTQALDKMGISMQLSDDAKSMLALSGFTPKYGARQLSAVIRNQLRRPISRYIISGELKKGNTIAIDKKTDNDELLWSIS; the protein is encoded by the coding sequence ATGAATATAGTTAATTTAAGCGAGTCGGTAAAAACGGCGGTGCGGGTAGCGCAGTCATTAGCCAAAGAGTATCATCACAAAGAGTTTGGCCCGGCGCACCTGTTAAAAGGTTTGATGCACCAGGAAGTGGGTTTAAAAAACCTGCTGCAATCCATCGGCAAAGATACCGCCTACATAGCCGACTGGGCCGAGGTGCGCATCGAAGATTACGCCGCAGCTTTAACCGTACCCGATGAAATGCTGGGTAACGCCCAGGTAAAACAGGTATTTGTAGAAGCCGATAACGTACGTATTAAGTTGGGGCAGGATCTGATCACGCCTGTTTGTGTGCTGATATCGTTGATCAAGCCTAACGTGGGCTTTGATGTTAACCAGTTAAAATCCTTCCCGGTAAAGGAGCGCGAATTGCTCGATATTTATCTGAGTAATGAAGATGTGAACCACGCGGTTAGCTCTCCTGCATCCAATGAAAATAACGGCGATGCGCCTAAACAAACAACGGCGCTGCTCAAATACTGTGTTGACCGTACAAGTTTGGCTAAACAAGGCAAGGTTGATCCCATTATTGGCCGCGAGCGCGAAACCCGCATGGTAATGGAAATTTTAAGCCGCCGCACCAAACCAAACGTAATGATAACCGGCGATGCCGGCGTTGGTAAAACAGCGCTGGTTGATGGTTTTGCCCTTAACATTGTGAATGGCCAGGTGCCCGTATCCTTAAAAGATGTTCAGCTTTTTGAGCTTGATCTTGGTTCGCTCATCGCGGGGGCATCTTATAAAGGTGAGATTGAAGATAGGCTGAAGAATATTCTGCGGGAGATTAAACAGTTTGAAAAAGCGATTTTATTTATCGATGAGATCCATACACTGCTTGATAACAAAGGCCCGATAGGCGGCGGGGTAGGTAACCTGCTTAAGCCTGAGCTTGCCCGTGGCGAGATAACGGTGATAGGGGCCACCACGATTGATGAATACCGCAAGCATATTGAACCCGAGCAGGCTTTTAGTCGCCGGTTTGAGGTATTGCAGGTTATTGAACCTGATGCGGCAACCGCGATAAAAATGCTGAAAAAGCTGGTGCCTCATTATGAGGAACATCATGATTTAAAAATTCATGATAACGCTGCCGAAGAATGCGTGCGCCTGGCACAACGCTACATGAAAGATCGCCGCCTGCCCGATTCTGCATTCGATCTGCTTGATCGTACCATGGCCGCCATCCGTTTAATGAATGATACTACAGACAGCGCGCTGGCCGAACTACGCGCCGAGCTGGATGAGTTGATAGCCCAACCCGAACCGGCGCCTTTAAGCGATTATAAATGGCTGTACAGCTTATATCGCAATAAGATAAGCGCCGTGCTGCTGGGTAAACTGGAAGATGAAACCCAGGTTGACACTTTTGAAACAGCAGATGAATATATCGCCTATTTCGAACGCAACCTGAACGATCTTGAACTACTGGCCCAAAACAAAACCGAGGTGGTTGATAAGCATGATATAGCCGCCATCATTTCCTATAAAACGGGTATCCCGTTGGGCAAGATCCAGGCGCAGGAAAAAGAACGGCTTTTAGGTATGGAAAGCTTCCTGAAAAAACGCGTGGTAGGCCAGGACCAGGCGCTGAAAGCCGTATCCGATGCCATCCTCGAATCGCGCAGCGGCTTGAACAAAAAAGGCCAGCCTATAGGGTCGTTCTTTTTATCAGGTCCAACAGGTACAGGCAAAACAGAGTTGGCCAAATCAATAGCCGAGTTTTTGTTTAACGATGAAAAAGCGATGATCCGCTTTGATATGTCGGAGTTTAAGGAAGAGCATTCGGCAGCTTTGCTGTACGGTGCGCCTCCCGGTTATGTGGGTTATGAGGAGGGTGGTTTACTGGTGAACAAGATCAGGCAGCGGCCGTATTCGGTGGTTTTGTTTGACGAGATCGAGAAAGCGCACCCATCGGTATTCGATATTTTTTTACAGATTTTGGATGAAGGGCACATTCACGACAGGTTAGGGAAGGAGGGCGATTTCTCTAATTCGCTGGTACTCTTTACATCCAATATCGGCAGCGAATGGGTGGCTGAGCAAATTGGTAAGGGGCAGATTCCAACATCCAACCAGTTAATGGAAGTGATGGCCGGTGAGTTTAGGCCCGAGTTTTTGGCCCGGCTCTCGGAGATCGTACCGTTTGCGCCGATTCACGAAGAAAACGTGGTACGGATCTTCGACATTCAGCTTAAAAGCCTTACCCAGGCGCTTGATAAAATGGGCATCAGTATGCAACTGAGCGACGATGCCAAAAGCATGCTGGCCTTAAGCGGTTTTACGCCTAAATACGGTGCCCGCCAGCTCTCTGCAGTGATTAGGAACCAGTTACGCAGGCCCATCTCGCGCTACATTATTTCGGGCGAATTAAAGAAGGGTAATACTATCGCTATAGATAAAAAAACTGATAACGACGAATTGTTATGGAGTATCAGTTAA
- a CDS encoding PKD domain-containing protein, producing the protein MKNDYNDGRPVDTNRNTYTFLYIFLAVVVIAGIIFLLRSSLFDKRVINARILKDEITLNEHLVYSDNTANAKTWLWEFGNGDKSIQQNGSYHFKKAGDYIIRLTVDGNLTQQFPVSVKDSTPSMAADTLITINGPTQGIVNEQVRLEAQGNARIFEWSFGETGRVDIKGPTALYTFHNPGIYLIKLSTDKSRRPVYHRMRISNPDSSFANQIVNPGESERRVIDDIRAHLQAIANGRDFNRHYYYLVRRYFCGDEKVTVNLEDNDGSKRTDLYSYCMRLTFGGGINIDEAQVTMKPKSNCSSMLSVKQHATTAAPEKRH; encoded by the coding sequence ATGAAAAACGATTACAACGACGGCAGGCCCGTCGATACTAACCGCAACACCTATACCTTTCTATATATCTTTTTAGCCGTGGTGGTTATTGCCGGCATCATTTTCCTGCTGCGGAGTTCATTGTTTGATAAAAGAGTGATCAATGCCCGCATCCTGAAGGATGAGATAACCCTGAACGAACATCTGGTTTACTCGGACAATACGGCCAATGCCAAAACCTGGCTTTGGGAGTTTGGTAACGGCGATAAATCAATCCAACAAAACGGAAGCTATCACTTTAAAAAAGCAGGCGATTATATTATCAGGCTTACTGTTGATGGCAATCTTACGCAGCAATTTCCGGTGAGTGTTAAAGATTCGACGCCAAGTATGGCAGCCGATACCCTGATCACCATAAACGGTCCAACTCAGGGTATTGTAAATGAACAGGTAAGGCTGGAAGCACAGGGTAATGCCCGCATCTTCGAATGGTCTTTCGGCGAAACCGGCAGGGTGGATATTAAAGGGCCAACCGCGTTATACACTTTTCATAATCCGGGTATTTATTTAATAAAACTAAGCACAGATAAAAGCAGGCGACCGGTTTATCACCGCATGCGCATTTCCAATCCCGACTCGTCATTTGCCAATCAAATTGTTAATCCCGGCGAAAGTGAGCGCCGTGTTATTGATGATATCCGCGCGCACCTGCAGGCCATAGCCAACGGCCGCGATTTTAACCGTCATTACTATTACCTGGTTAGGCGGTATTTCTGCGGTGATGAAAAAGTAACCGTGAACCTGGAAGATAACGATGGCAGCAAACGTACCGATCTGTATTCGTATTGTATGCGCTTAACATTTGGCGGAGGCATTAATATTGATGAGGCCCAGGTTACCATGAAACCAAAATCAAACTGCTCAAGCATGCTTTCGGTAAAGCAGCATGCCACTACCGCAGCTCCCGAAAAAAGGCATTGA
- the tssR gene encoding type VI secretion system protein TssR domain-containing protein: MKNIISSVFLTCMAIAANAQSPVSLGKTVVTLPKAFEKPDERTSIYNTDDRTSLPWIVFSDRAENYTYTSPGGTLVMKKISFMQPFYVSEQKNGFIKLIKYDAGMVQGKKLTNKKASQSYGWISISKVLPWQSAFTSQNGYPSKYVTVISGKGPLTMPDFYYDKTDSAYIFTAPDLSQKKTKVALHSVVYVYKKSDDGKQVLVGSDPQLIADNAAGSVYGWIAADAVHSWGDRLYIGSAKENQPLTNDSVAAYINQSLKIKGDGSKNYFAFDPLLADDAPLLLSIPVSGSGSGNISLGFAADVYDKTHNSVLNIKGGHLAYKDYLQIRNNVHHINVVFVVDGGSPMRNYFSGITSTIQSFGEIFDEHTKGNKIRYGAVVYRNAAGCQVGGIQSSPLNADYRTLVKYLESQADATGKCSGVTTSQPVFDGIRTGIGLFGNHPDETNLIILVGTTGAIDHNSEGVSSVVSQITAANARLLAIQLFSDYNSIYNDFVIQARQMVSQSAVRLADYKKQRMVNGEGLTNVQQFNTSLSDSVSFYLDFPKKSLIQGAVVFPPKRVVKSNQAMSLAVDRLMRETDYDIRNQTHTLDSAFRLTGRENRYVQPLVMQQQGQPSTELGNNMPHNAFKYYLTADAPRDLVDKSQGKLQYLLILNEQDYKQLADLLSLMIGENLQQDASDYRSKLVDNYVDVATKRLGLNISGGDVRDMTLADYFQRVTSLPLPGKKDFYNKKVGDLKRTDNMPQAMFESYIRYLIHSSDVIKRAAITNQHFLSNGKTYYYITQANLQ; this comes from the coding sequence ATGAAAAATATAATAAGCTCCGTTTTTTTAACCTGTATGGCCATCGCGGCCAACGCGCAATCGCCGGTATCGCTTGGCAAAACGGTAGTAACGCTGCCCAAAGCCTTTGAAAAACCGGACGAGCGCACCAGTATTTACAATACCGACGATCGTACGTCGCTACCCTGGATCGTGTTTTCAGACAGGGCCGAAAATTATACTTATACCTCGCCGGGCGGCACCCTCGTAATGAAAAAAATCAGCTTTATGCAGCCTTTTTATGTAAGCGAGCAAAAAAATGGCTTTATCAAATTGATTAAATATGATGCCGGCATGGTGCAGGGAAAAAAACTCACCAATAAAAAAGCTTCACAAAGCTACGGTTGGATCAGCATCTCGAAGGTTTTACCATGGCAATCGGCTTTTACAAGTCAAAACGGGTATCCTTCAAAATACGTTACCGTAATAAGCGGTAAAGGCCCGCTTACCATGCCCGATTTTTATTACGACAAAACAGATTCGGCATACATTTTTACAGCGCCCGATCTGAGCCAGAAAAAAACTAAGGTAGCCTTGCACAGCGTGGTGTATGTTTACAAAAAATCAGACGATGGCAAACAGGTACTGGTAGGTTCTGATCCGCAATTGATTGCTGATAACGCGGCAGGCAGCGTTTACGGTTGGATAGCCGCCGATGCCGTACATAGCTGGGGCGACAGGCTATACATCGGATCGGCAAAAGAAAACCAGCCGCTTACCAACGATTCTGTCGCCGCTTATATCAATCAATCGTTAAAAATTAAGGGTGATGGCAGTAAGAACTACTTCGCGTTCGATCCCTTACTGGCCGACGATGCGCCTTTGCTGCTCAGCATACCGGTAAGCGGATCGGGTTCGGGCAATATCAGCCTCGGGTTTGCTGCTGATGTTTATGATAAAACCCATAACAGCGTATTGAACATTAAGGGCGGGCACCTGGCTTATAAAGATTATCTCCAGATCAGGAACAACGTGCATCATATTAATGTGGTATTTGTGGTGGATGGCGGCAGCCCAATGCGTAACTACTTTTCGGGGATAACCAGTACCATTCAATCTTTCGGTGAGATTTTTGATGAGCATACCAAAGGTAATAAGATCAGGTACGGTGCGGTAGTGTACCGCAACGCTGCCGGTTGCCAGGTAGGCGGCATCCAGTCGAGCCCCCTAAATGCCGATTATCGCACGCTGGTAAAATACCTCGAATCGCAGGCAGATGCCACGGGCAAATGTTCGGGCGTAACAACATCGCAACCTGTTTTTGACGGGATCCGTACCGGGATAGGTTTGTTCGGCAATCATCCTGATGAAACGAATCTTATTATTTTGGTGGGCACTACCGGCGCGATAGATCATAATTCGGAAGGCGTAAGTTCGGTAGTGAGCCAGATAACGGCTGCCAACGCGCGTTTGCTGGCTATCCAGCTGTTTAGCGATTATAATTCCATTTATAACGATTTTGTGATCCAGGCAAGGCAAATGGTATCACAATCTGCAGTACGACTGGCCGATTATAAAAAGCAGCGCATGGTTAACGGCGAAGGCCTTACCAATGTGCAGCAGTTTAATACCTCGCTTTCCGATTCGGTTTCTTTTTATCTCGATTTTCCTAAAAAAAGCCTCATCCAGGGAGCGGTGGTGTTTCCGCCAAAACGGGTAGTAAAATCAAACCAGGCCATGAGCCTGGCGGTTGACAGGCTGATGCGCGAAACCGATTACGATATCCGCAACCAGACCCATACGCTTGATAGCGCTTTCAGGCTTACCGGCCGCGAAAACCGCTACGTGCAGCCGCTGGTGATGCAGCAACAGGGCCAGCCATCAACCGAGCTGGGCAATAATATGCCGCACAACGCATTTAAATATTATTTAACTGCCGATGCCCCAAGAGACCTGGTAGATAAAAGCCAGGGAAAACTGCAATACCTGCTGATACTGAACGAGCAGGATTACAAACAACTGGCTGACTTGTTATCATTGATGATAGGCGAAAACCTGCAGCAGGACGCTTCCGACTATCGCTCGAAACTGGTTGATAATTATGTGGATGTGGCCACCAAACGCCTGGGCCTCAATATATCCGGCGGAGACGTGAGAGATATGACCCTCGCCGATTATTTTCAGCGGGTTACCAGTTTGCCCCTGCCCGGTAAAAAAGATTTTTATAACAAAAAGGTAGGTGATTTAAAGCGTACAGATAATATGCCGCAAGCCATGTTTGAGAGCTATATCCGCTACCTGATCCATAGCAGCGACGTGATTAAGCGGGCGGCTATCACCAACCAGCATTTTTTATCAAACGGAAAAACTTATTATTACATCACCCAGGCTAACCTGCAATAG
- a CDS encoding GPW/gp25 family protein: protein MLNQLYSKPLRFAHINNGQDLDKQDLGRSISQYIELIIFTRYGEHRYNPEFGCEIWDLDFELIRSETIWEEKLRQSLLRSIIKFENRIYDIDISVNITEINKFYPLRNVSEIKKRVEITIKGKLNKTGETYLFRTALFLSPLSA, encoded by the coding sequence ATGCTCAATCAGCTTTATTCAAAACCGCTCCGCTTTGCCCATATTAATAATGGGCAGGATCTTGATAAACAAGACCTTGGCAGATCGATATCGCAGTACATTGAACTTATTATTTTTACCCGCTACGGCGAGCACCGTTACAACCCCGAGTTTGGTTGCGAGATCTGGGATCTGGATTTCGAACTGATCAGGAGCGAGACCATTTGGGAGGAAAAGCTAAGGCAGTCGCTGTTACGATCTATCATCAAATTTGAAAACCGTATTTATGATATCGATATCAGCGTAAACATTACCGAGATTAATAAATTTTACCCTTTGCGTAACGTGAGCGAAATCAAAAAGCGGGTAGAGATCACCATTAAAGGTAAATTAAACAAAACCGGCGAAACATATTTATTCAGAACCGCTTTATTCCTAAGCCCCCTATCGGCATAA
- a CDS encoding type VI secretion system baseplate subunit TssG, whose amino-acid sequence MRIKKPNQIDTDFKAATIAAEIIENEMVNAADVVILPKGPKKRAYAKEIAGITIDKKTGGRKPVTTIYVNRDGFYDMLPEGLFHRPPASSVMITEEEMIKDIKARREEEKQTRRFFAPFEAELNYFRTLVELYESRLDKKNEYDELINIFLKEWQEFKCFTKKQMLILIHVLPVIHEQRNNISFAASVIHMMFDVPVTLQYKTIFPKQKNSPASQAGTALGGGTLGVNFIAGKVKEIEQKLMMNIGPVSATRMLEFLPGTIAAEAIDVLLSYFIPLGTATQFNLLADAASQKLVIGGVGANATLGYTTYLG is encoded by the coding sequence ATGCGCATAAAAAAGCCTAACCAGATAGATACCGATTTTAAAGCAGCAACCATAGCGGCCGAAATTATTGAGAATGAAATGGTTAATGCGGCCGATGTGGTAATCCTGCCCAAAGGCCCCAAAAAGCGGGCCTATGCCAAGGAAATTGCCGGCATCACCATCGATAAAAAAACAGGAGGCAGAAAGCCGGTAACAACCATTTATGTAAACCGGGATGGTTTTTATGATATGTTGCCCGAAGGCTTGTTCCACAGGCCACCGGCTTCGAGCGTGATGATTACCGAGGAGGAGATGATTAAGGATATTAAAGCCCGGCGGGAAGAAGAAAAGCAAACCCGCCGCTTTTTTGCACCCTTTGAAGCCGAGCTCAATTATTTCCGCACCCTGGTTGAATTGTATGAGAGCAGGCTCGACAAAAAAAATGAGTATGATGAGCTCATCAACATATTTTTAAAAGAGTGGCAGGAATTTAAGTGTTTCACCAAAAAACAAATGCTCATTCTCATTCACGTTTTGCCGGTAATTCATGAGCAGCGTAATAATATCAGTTTTGCGGCCAGCGTTATTCATATGATGTTTGATGTGCCGGTGACACTGCAGTACAAAACAATTTTCCCCAAACAAAAAAACAGCCCGGCTTCACAAGCAGGTACAGCCCTTGGCGGCGGAACGTTAGGCGTAAACTTTATTGCAGGCAAGGTGAAGGAAATCGAACAAAAGCTGATGATGAACATAGGCCCGGTTAGCGCAACCCGCATGCTCGAGTTTTTGCCCGGAACAATCGCGGCTGAGGCTATTGATGTATTGTTATCGTACTTTATACCATTGGGTACAGCTACGCAGTTTAATCTGCTGGCCGATGCTGCTTCGCAAAAATTGGTGATAGGCGGGGTGGGGGCTAATGCTACTTTGGGGTATACTACTTATTTGGGATGA